From Clarias gariepinus isolate MV-2021 ecotype Netherlands chromosome 2, CGAR_prim_01v2, whole genome shotgun sequence, one genomic window encodes:
- the lactb gene encoding serine beta-lactamase-like protein LACTB, mitochondrial isoform X1: protein MSRFLSVSPAVFCSRCKYCSQNSGSFSFGVQKRWIQQPLTDPGSQRRSLTLTNRAFHFNNGGKRCFWALGIGAGVLLALGLRYHVYSRECECECEKTVKSSSSSKYSAAIESSRDLLQRIKVQDEVGAPGMVIGVSVDGAQVWGEGIGYADLENRVPCDVGTVMRIASISKSLTATAVARVWEDGKLDLDAPVQKYVPEFPEKQFEGKDVTITPRLLLSHLSGIRHYEKDPKRVREDKEKAKRLVRPPGIKEENNSNETKQKSTQSDSRKKNTDVKHGKRKKEFEQGEYYIKDNFEDIIQALDLFKDDPLIFKPGSTFLYSTHAFTLLSAVLERAAGRRFLDLMMNMFRELGMLNTVPDENDPIIYNRARYYHHSKNGRIVNCPYVDNSYKWAGGGFLSTVGDLLLFANAMLYSYQLLDLTDTSGFLPGFLKPHTAKALWAPVDKTEPSWDKDGRYAQGWMVVEKQQMYGQCRMRRHYVSHTGGAVGASSVLLVLPSGSLKAPGERATPPLGVVVAIITNLQSVGLNTTALKIAYEFEKARDS from the exons ATGTCCCGGTTTTTAAGTGTGTCCCCGGCTGTTTTTTGCTCCCGCTGTAAATACTGTTCTCAGAACAGCGGCTCTTTCTCCTTTGGCGTACAGAAGCGTTGGATTCAGCAGCCGCTCACTGACCCAGGGTCACAGCGTCGGAGCCTGACACTAACAAACAGGGCCTTCCACTTTAATAATGGCGGCAAACGATGTTTTTGGGCGCTGGGCATAGGAGCAGGGGTTCTGTTAGCTCTAGGGCTGAGGTATCACGTGTACAGtcgtgagtgtgagtgtgagtgtgagaaaaCAGTGAAATCTTCCAGCAGCTCCAAATACAGCGCGGCCATAGAGAGCAGCCGCGACCTCCTGCAGCGGATAAAGGTACAG GATGAAGTTGGAGCTCCTGGCATGGTCATTGGCGTTTCTGTAGACGGCGCTCAAGTGTGGGGTGAAG GCATAGGGTATGCTGATTTGGAGAACAGAGTGCCATGTGATGTTGGCACTGTGATGAGGATCGCCAGCATCAGTAAATCTCTGACTGCAACTGCTGTTGCTCGGGTGTGGGAAGATGGAAAGCTGGATCTGGATGCGCCTGTCCAAAAATATGTGCCTGAATTCCCTGAAAAACAGTTTGAAGGGAAGGAT GTGACGATAACTCCACGACTGCTGCTGTCTCACCTGAGTGGTATCCGCCATTACGAAAAAGACCCCAAGAGAGTGCGAGAAGATAAGGAAAAGGCAAAACGCTTAGTAAGGCCTCCtggaataaaagaagaaaacaattCCAATGAGACCAAGCAGAAATCTACACAGTCGGACAGCAGAAAGAAGAACACGGATGTAAAGCATGGCAAAAGGAAGAAAGAGTTCGAGCAGGGGGAGTACTATATTAAGGACAACTTCGAGGATATTATCCAGGCTTTAGACCTGTTCAAGGATGATCCACTTATTTTCAAGCCAG GTTCAACATTCTTATACTCTACTCATGCATTTACCCTGTTGAGTGCTGTGTTGGAGAGAGCAGCAGGCCGGCGCTTTCTGGACCTTATGATGAACATGTTTCGCGAATTAGGCATGCTCAACACCGTGCCCGATGAGAACGACCCCATTATCTACAACCGAGCTAG GTATTACCATCACAGTAAAAATGGGCGCATTGTGAACTGCCCATATGTGGACAACTCTTACAAGTGGGCTGGAGGAGGCTTTCTGTCTACAGTTGGAGATCTGCTGCTTTTTGCTAATGCCATGCTCTACAGCTATCAGCTATTGGACCTAACTGACACAAGCGGATTCCTCCCAGGCTTCCTCAAACCCCACACAGCTAAAGCTCTCTGGGCTCCTGTGGATAAAACTGAGCCTTCATGGGATAAAGATGGCCGCTATGCTCAGGGCTGGATGGTCGTGGAGAAGCAACAGATGTATGGGCAATGTCGCATGCGCAGGCACTATGTCTCACACACGGGAGGCGCTGTGGGGGCGAGCAGTGTGTTATTGGTTTTACCCAGTGGGAGTCTAAAGGCACCAGGAGAGAGAGCGACCCCTCCTCTGGGGGTTGTAGTGGCCATCATCACAAATTTGCAGTCTGTCGGACTCAATACCACTGCACTGAAGATTGCGTATGAGTTTGAAAAGGCCAGAGACAGCTAA
- the lactb gene encoding serine beta-lactamase-like protein LACTB, mitochondrial isoform X2, with amino-acid sequence MSRFLSVSPAVFCSRCKYCSQNSGSFSFGVQKRWIQQPLTDPGSQRRSLTLTNRAFHFNNGGKRCFWALGIGAGVLLALGLRYHVYSRECECECEKTVKSSSSSKYSAAIESSRDLLQRIKDEVGAPGMVIGVSVDGAQVWGEGIGYADLENRVPCDVGTVMRIASISKSLTATAVARVWEDGKLDLDAPVQKYVPEFPEKQFEGKDVTITPRLLLSHLSGIRHYEKDPKRVREDKEKAKRLVRPPGIKEENNSNETKQKSTQSDSRKKNTDVKHGKRKKEFEQGEYYIKDNFEDIIQALDLFKDDPLIFKPGSTFLYSTHAFTLLSAVLERAAGRRFLDLMMNMFRELGMLNTVPDENDPIIYNRARYYHHSKNGRIVNCPYVDNSYKWAGGGFLSTVGDLLLFANAMLYSYQLLDLTDTSGFLPGFLKPHTAKALWAPVDKTEPSWDKDGRYAQGWMVVEKQQMYGQCRMRRHYVSHTGGAVGASSVLLVLPSGSLKAPGERATPPLGVVVAIITNLQSVGLNTTALKIAYEFEKARDS; translated from the exons ATGTCCCGGTTTTTAAGTGTGTCCCCGGCTGTTTTTTGCTCCCGCTGTAAATACTGTTCTCAGAACAGCGGCTCTTTCTCCTTTGGCGTACAGAAGCGTTGGATTCAGCAGCCGCTCACTGACCCAGGGTCACAGCGTCGGAGCCTGACACTAACAAACAGGGCCTTCCACTTTAATAATGGCGGCAAACGATGTTTTTGGGCGCTGGGCATAGGAGCAGGGGTTCTGTTAGCTCTAGGGCTGAGGTATCACGTGTACAGtcgtgagtgtgagtgtgagtgtgagaaaaCAGTGAAATCTTCCAGCAGCTCCAAATACAGCGCGGCCATAGAGAGCAGCCGCGACCTCCTGCAGCGGATAAAG GATGAAGTTGGAGCTCCTGGCATGGTCATTGGCGTTTCTGTAGACGGCGCTCAAGTGTGGGGTGAAG GCATAGGGTATGCTGATTTGGAGAACAGAGTGCCATGTGATGTTGGCACTGTGATGAGGATCGCCAGCATCAGTAAATCTCTGACTGCAACTGCTGTTGCTCGGGTGTGGGAAGATGGAAAGCTGGATCTGGATGCGCCTGTCCAAAAATATGTGCCTGAATTCCCTGAAAAACAGTTTGAAGGGAAGGAT GTGACGATAACTCCACGACTGCTGCTGTCTCACCTGAGTGGTATCCGCCATTACGAAAAAGACCCCAAGAGAGTGCGAGAAGATAAGGAAAAGGCAAAACGCTTAGTAAGGCCTCCtggaataaaagaagaaaacaattCCAATGAGACCAAGCAGAAATCTACACAGTCGGACAGCAGAAAGAAGAACACGGATGTAAAGCATGGCAAAAGGAAGAAAGAGTTCGAGCAGGGGGAGTACTATATTAAGGACAACTTCGAGGATATTATCCAGGCTTTAGACCTGTTCAAGGATGATCCACTTATTTTCAAGCCAG GTTCAACATTCTTATACTCTACTCATGCATTTACCCTGTTGAGTGCTGTGTTGGAGAGAGCAGCAGGCCGGCGCTTTCTGGACCTTATGATGAACATGTTTCGCGAATTAGGCATGCTCAACACCGTGCCCGATGAGAACGACCCCATTATCTACAACCGAGCTAG GTATTACCATCACAGTAAAAATGGGCGCATTGTGAACTGCCCATATGTGGACAACTCTTACAAGTGGGCTGGAGGAGGCTTTCTGTCTACAGTTGGAGATCTGCTGCTTTTTGCTAATGCCATGCTCTACAGCTATCAGCTATTGGACCTAACTGACACAAGCGGATTCCTCCCAGGCTTCCTCAAACCCCACACAGCTAAAGCTCTCTGGGCTCCTGTGGATAAAACTGAGCCTTCATGGGATAAAGATGGCCGCTATGCTCAGGGCTGGATGGTCGTGGAGAAGCAACAGATGTATGGGCAATGTCGCATGCGCAGGCACTATGTCTCACACACGGGAGGCGCTGTGGGGGCGAGCAGTGTGTTATTGGTTTTACCCAGTGGGAGTCTAAAGGCACCAGGAGAGAGAGCGACCCCTCCTCTGGGGGTTGTAGTGGCCATCATCACAAATTTGCAGTCTGTCGGACTCAATACCACTGCACTGAAGATTGCGTATGAGTTTGAAAAGGCCAGAGACAGCTAA